The following proteins come from a genomic window of Malus domestica chromosome 02, GDT2T_hap1:
- the LOC139193546 gene encoding protein ANTAGONIST OF LIKE HETEROCHROMATIN PROTEIN 1-like, producing the protein MDRRKLLLILLLEMSYLETICICTILVVMMLRGKQRHVERPTLTNRSLIRREISLCYLNGIIGNTDTECVNELRMDRRTFGILCDLLRQDGRVKTDGLVSVEEQVCMTLQILAHHTKNRSVGGRFYRSGETISRYFNSVLQGILRLQGILLKVPQPVPIDSTDARWRCFKNCLGALDGTHIDVHVPEIDKPRYRTRKGRVATNVLGVCSGDMQFIYVFPGWEGSASDSRVLHDAISRPNGFKVPAGCYYLVDGGYTNGEGFLAPYRGIPYHLSEWEGRTPSNKEEYFNMKHSKARNVIERCFGLLKGRWSILRSPSFYPIRTQGRIITACCLLHNLIRQEMSVDPMENLPIIEDGQNTEEGEYVGSVQSSDQWTAMRNDMAQEMYNEWRAIRNQQPN; encoded by the exons atggatcgaaggaagcttttattgatcttattgttagagatgtcttatttggagacaatttgtatttgtacgattcttgtggtgatgatgctacgtggcaaacagagacatgttgaacgacccacattgactaaccgttcacttattagacgagagattagtttgtgttatctgaatggtataatagggaatactgatactgaatgtgttaacgaattgagaatggatagaaggacttttggcatattatgcgacttacttcgtcaagatgggagggtaaaaactgatggtttggtgtctgtagaggaacaggtgtgtatgactttacaaatattagcacatcatactaagaatcgtagtgttggcggtagattttataggtcgggagagactataagtaggtatttcaatagcgtattgcaaggaattttgcgattacaaggtatcctactaaaagtcccccagcctgtgcctattgattctacagATGCTAGGTGGCGATGTTTTAAG aattgcttgggagcattggatggaacacacattgatgtgcatgtacctgaaattgacaaaccaagataccgaacaagaaagggtcgagtcgcaactaatgtgttaggtgtgtgttcaggagatatgcagttcatatatgtgtttccggggtgggagggttccgcatcagactctagagtgctacatgatgcaattagtaggcctaatggttttaaggtaccaGCGG gttgttattaccttgtagatggtggttatacaaatggtgaaggattccttgcaccctatagaggaataccttatcatttatctgaatgggagggacgaacaccttctaataaggaagaatattttaacatgaagcattctaaggcaaggaatgtaattgaacgctgttttggcttgctaaaaggaaggtggtcgatactaaggagtccatctttctatccgataaggacacaaggtcgaataattaccgcttgttgcctactacacaatcttattaggcaagagatgtcagtagatccaatggagaatttgccaataatagaagatggacaaaatacagaagaaggtgaatatgttggtagtgttcAATCATCGGACCAGTGGACTGCAATGAGGAATGATATGGctcaggaaatgtataatgagtggagagcaattaggaaccagcaaccgaactag